A DNA window from Mytilus edulis chromosome 14, xbMytEdul2.2, whole genome shotgun sequence contains the following coding sequences:
- the LOC139502397 gene encoding uncharacterized protein — translation MDNITFSVFWQLGQEVIELGKPLILQCSIVGMDHIPADKSRQWTGEINNRLFTFNGVSTCPSNYTEILEPPNSFKIYFNYTSMINLNSPYTCRVGTMFDEKILKVNESNFVYMPTRRTTKFLESTNGSYRMHFNIERVYPKPTCRITTGKIWFNFSVITEQKLGFLYNVTFYYESSKEVKYCGDNLSVDCIVSSKHNRSFNYPVRKLKPCQSENGSQVSDMGFVAISAFLFVLVLLVCTIYVICKRKKLYDYRTVSLDTETNDVAFHIHSSLT, via the exons ATGGACAATATTACGTTTTCAGTATTTTGGCAGCTTGGACAAGAGGTCATTGAACTGGGAAAACCTTTGATATTACAATGTTCTATCGTGGGTATGGATCATATACCAGCGGACAAGAGTAGACAATGGACAGGAGAAATCAATAATAGATTATTCACTTTCAATGGTGTGTCAACCTGCCcttcaaattacacagaaattttaGAACCtccaaattcatttaaaatttattttaattatacatCTATGATTAATCTGAATTCTCCATATACATGTAGAGTTGGGACAATGTTTGacgaaaaaatcttaaaagtgaATGAAAGCAACTTTGTGT ATATGCCTACAAGAAGAACAACAAAGTTTTTAGAAAGTACCAATGGTAGCTACAGAATGCATTTCAATATTGAACGTGTTTATCCAAAGCCAACATGTCGTATCACTACCGGG aaaatctgGTTTAATTTTTCAGTGATTACAGAACAAAAACTTGGATTTTTGTACAACGTTACATTTTATTATGAGAGTAGTAAAGAAGTCAAGTACTGTGGAGACAATTTGTCAGTTGATTGTATTGTCAGCTCAAAGCATAATAGATCATTTAACTATCCAGTTCGAAAATTGAAACCATGTCAAT CAGAAAATGGCTCACAGGTCTCAGATATGGGATTTGTTGCAATATCAGCTTTCCTTTTCGTTTTAGTACTACTTGTCTGTACTATATATGTTATATGTAAAAGGAAGAAATTATATGACT ATCGCACTGTTAGTTTAGATACAGAAACTAATGATGTTGCATTCCATATACATTCTAGTCTGACctag